The following nucleotide sequence is from Streptomyces leeuwenhoekii.
ACGGGCTCTTCGACACCGGTACACCCGGCGACCGGCGGTGACCGGGCGGCGGCCCGGGACCCCCGGCCGCCGCCCGGGGCACTCGGCCGACCCCACTGCGAGCCCTGCGGACAGCGCCCGGCACGCAGAGGCAGCCACCCCGCCGTTCCGGGGCCGTACGCAGGAACGGACGGGACCTACGCCGGGCCGGACCGGACCGGGCCGTAGGCCGAGCCAGGCCGTACGCCGAGCCGGACCGGCCGACCCGACCAGATCAGGCCAGCCCAGGTCAACCCAGCCCAGGTCAGGTCAGGTCAGGTCAGGGCAGGTCAGGGCAGACCCCTAGAAGCCCGCAGGTTCGGTGTAGACGCCCCACTCGTCCCTCAGCACGCCGCAGATCTCGCCGAGGGTCGCCTCCGCCCGTACGGCCCGGAGCATCGGCTCGATCATGTTGGCGCCGGAGCGCGCGGCCTCGACCATGCCGTCGAGGGCGGAGCGCACCGCGGCGTCGTCGCGGGCGGCCTTGCGCTCGCGCAGGGCCCGCACCTGCTCCCGCTCCACCTCGTGGCTGACGCGCAGGATCTCCAGGTCCCCGGTGACGGATCCGGTGTGGACGTTGACGCCCACCACCTTCTTGTCGCCCTTCTCCAGGGCCTGCTGGTACCGGAACGCCGACTCGGCGATCTCCCCGGTGAACCAGCCGTCCTCGATCCCGCGCAGGATGCCCGAGGTCATCGGCCCGATGGGGTGCTGCCCGTCGGGGTGGGCCCGCAGGCCCCGCTCCCTGATCTGCTCGAAGATCTTCTCCGCGTCCGCCTCGATCCGGTCGGTGAGCTGCTCGACGTACCAGGAGCCGCCGAGGGGGTCGGCGACGTTGGCCACGCCGGTCTCCTCCATCAGCACCTGCTGGGTGCGCAGGGCGATCTCGGCGGCCTGCTCGCTGGGCAGGGCGAGGGTCTCGTCGAGGGCGTTGGTGTGCAGCGAGTTGGTCCCGCCGAGCACGGCGGCCAGCGCCTCCACGGCGGTGCGCACCACGTTGTTGTACGGCTGCTGCGCGGTGAGCGAGACACCGGCGGTCTGCGTGTGGAACCGCAGCCACTGGGCCTTCTCGCTCCTGGCCCCGTACACGTCCCGCATCCAGCGCGCCCAGATCCGGCGTGCCGCGCGGAACTTGGCGATCTCCTCGAAGAAGTCGACGTGCGCGTCGAAGAAGAAGGACAGGCCCGGCGCGAAGACGTCCACGTCGAGCCCGCGCGACAGCCCCAGCTCCACGTACCCGAAGCCGTCCGCGAGGGTGTACGCCAGCTCCTGCGCGGCCGTCGCCCCGGCCTCGCGGATGTGGTAGCCGGAGACCGACAGCGGCTTGTAGGCGGGGATGCCGGCCGCGCAGTACTCCATGAGGTCGCCGATCAGGCGCAGGTGCGGCTCGGGCTGGAAGAGCCACTCCTTCTGGGCGATGTACTCCTTGAAGATGTCGGTCTGCAGCGTGCCGTTGAGCACGGAGTGCTCGACGCCCTGCCGCTCGGCGGCGACCAGGTACATGCAGAAGACGGGGACGGCCGGGCCGCTGATGGTCATGGAGGTGGTCACGTCCCCCAGGGGGATGTCCCGGAACAGCACCTCCATGTCGGCCGCCGAGTCGATCGCGACGCCGCAGTGCCCGACCTCGCCCAGCGAGCGCGGGTCGTCGGAGTCGCGGCCCATCAGCGTCGGCATGTCGAAGGCGACGGACAGGCCCCCGCCGCCCGCGGCGAGGATCATCTTGTACCGCTCGTTGGTCTGCTCGGCGTTCCCGAACCCGGCGAACTGCCGGATGGTCCAGGTCCGCCCCCGGTACCCGGTCGCGTACAGACCGCGGGTGAAGGGGTACTCCCCCGGCCACCCGATCCGCTCGAACCCCTCGTACGTGTCTCCGGGCCGGGGCCCGTAGACCGGCTCGACGGGATCACCCGAGAGCGTGGTGAAGTCGGCCTCGCGCTTGCGCGCGGCGTCGTACCGGGCCTGCCAGCGACGGCGGCCCTCCTCGATGGCGTCAGCGTCCATACCTCGAATTTACTAGGACGTCCTAGTAAATGTCGATGGCAGACCGCCGTACGGCTGTCCGTACGGCGGACCGCTTACGCCTTGGCGACCGCCGGGGCGTCCGGGGCGGACTGCGCCTCCAGCTCCTGGCTGATCCTGCGCTCCACGAAGAAGGCGGCCGTCGGGATGGTGCCGGCGATCAGCACCCACAGCTGCTTGCCGACCTTCCACTTCGCCTTGGCGCCCAGATCGAAGGCGAAGACCAGGTAGAGGACGTAGAGCCAGCCGTGCGCGATGGCGACGACGCGGGTGAAGCCGTCGGCGCCGTCCATCTGCAGCGCATACTTGGCGATCATGCCGAGGCACAGCAGGACCAGCAGCACGCCGGTGACGTACGCCATGACCCGGTAGCGGGTCAGCACGCTCTTTTTCATGCAACCGAGCCTAACCGCCCGATTCGCGTGATCTTCCGGCGGGTTGGGTGCCGGCCCCGCCGGTCCTCTTCCGTTCACTCTTCCGTGAAGTCCCCCGCCGCCACCCGCAGCGGACGGAGCATCGCGAAGATCTCCGCGCACTCCTCGGCGTCGTACACGCCGAGACCGAAGTCCATGGCCATCAGGTCGCGGGTGGCCGCGTCGACCACCTCGCGGCCCTTGTCGGTGATGGTGGCGAGGGTGCCGCGGCCGTCGTTGGGGTTGGGGCGCTTGGCGACCAGCCCCGACCTCACCAGGCGGTCGACGGTGTTGGTGACCGACGTCGGGTGCACCATGAGGCGCTCGCCGATCTTGGACATCGGCAGCTCGCCGGATTTGGAGAAGGTGAGCAGCACCAGCGCCTCGTAGCGCGCGAACGTCAGTCCGTACGGCTTGACCACCGCGTCGACCTCGGCCAGCAGGATCTGGTGCGCGCGCATGATCGAGGTGATCGCCGCCATGGACGGCACACCGCCCCAGCGCTGCTTCCAGAGTTCGTCGGCGCGGGCGATGGGGTCGAACGAGAGGCTGAGGGGCTTGGGCACGGCATCAGACCTTACCGGCCGGTCATATGGTGGTCAGCCCCGTCTCGCGTTTCGGGCGGACTGCCCCGCGGCGCACGCCCCGGCTCCCGCGGGGGCGCACGGCGCACGCCCGGGAGCGCGGGACAGCCGGCCGCGTGCGGGCGTGCGGTCCGGGTGGGCACGGGCGGCACCCCGCCGCGCCCACCCTGGAGTACACAGGTGCCGGTTATCCGGCCAGGTGGCGTTCCACCGTCTCCACCTTGGACGTCAGTCCGTCCGTCACCCCGGGACGGATGTCGGCCTTGAGGACCAGCGACACCCGCGGCGCCCGCGCCTCGACCGCGGCGACGGCGCGCCTGACCACGTCCATCACCTCGTCCCACTCGCCCTCGACGGAGGTGAACATCGCGTCGGTGCGGTGGGGCAGGCCGGACTCGCGCACCACGCGGACCGCGTCGGCGACGTACTCCCCCACGTCCTCGCCGACGCCCAGCGGCGTCACGGAGAAGGCGACGATCATGCGCCGACGACCCCTTCCTTGCGGGCGCGGGAGGCGATGACCGCGTCCTCGGCCTCACGGCGCAGCCTGCGGTCGGCGAAGAAACCGCCGGTGGGCAGCACCGAGAGGACGAAGTAGAGCGCGGCGGTCTTCAGCGGCCACTTGGCCCGGTTCCAGGCGTCCGCCCAGAAGATGACGTACAGGACGAAGAGAACGCCGTGGATCATGCCCATCACGGGGACGGCGTTGAACTCCGTGGTCCGCTTCAGCACCGAGCAGACCAGCAGGAGGAGGAAGGAGATCGCCTCGGGGGCCGAGACCAGACGGAGGCGGCGGAGGGAGGTGGCGGTCTTGAGGTCCACGGGTCACCTTCGGTGGGAGACGGGCTGAACTGCCGGGCGGTTTGTGAATACGCGCACAAGCGTCGGTCCA
It contains:
- a CDS encoding acyl-CoA mutase large subunit family protein, with the translated sequence MDADAIEEGRRRWQARYDAARKREADFTTLSGDPVEPVYGPRPGDTYEGFERIGWPGEYPFTRGLYATGYRGRTWTIRQFAGFGNAEQTNERYKMILAAGGGGLSVAFDMPTLMGRDSDDPRSLGEVGHCGVAIDSAADMEVLFRDIPLGDVTTSMTISGPAVPVFCMYLVAAERQGVEHSVLNGTLQTDIFKEYIAQKEWLFQPEPHLRLIGDLMEYCAAGIPAYKPLSVSGYHIREAGATAAQELAYTLADGFGYVELGLSRGLDVDVFAPGLSFFFDAHVDFFEEIAKFRAARRIWARWMRDVYGARSEKAQWLRFHTQTAGVSLTAQQPYNNVVRTAVEALAAVLGGTNSLHTNALDETLALPSEQAAEIALRTQQVLMEETGVANVADPLGGSWYVEQLTDRIEADAEKIFEQIRERGLRAHPDGQHPIGPMTSGILRGIEDGWFTGEIAESAFRYQQALEKGDKKVVGVNVHTGSVTGDLEILRVSHEVEREQVRALRERKAARDDAAVRSALDGMVEAARSGANMIEPMLRAVRAEATLGEICGVLRDEWGVYTEPAGF
- a CDS encoding DUF3817 domain-containing protein translates to MKKSVLTRYRVMAYVTGVLLVLLCLGMIAKYALQMDGADGFTRVVAIAHGWLYVLYLVFAFDLGAKAKWKVGKQLWVLIAGTIPTAAFFVERRISQELEAQSAPDAPAVAKA
- a CDS encoding MarR family winged helix-turn-helix transcriptional regulator, with protein sequence MPKPLSLSFDPIARADELWKQRWGGVPSMAAITSIMRAHQILLAEVDAVVKPYGLTFARYEALVLLTFSKSGELPMSKIGERLMVHPTSVTNTVDRLVRSGLVAKRPNPNDGRGTLATITDKGREVVDAATRDLMAMDFGLGVYDAEECAEIFAMLRPLRVAAGDFTEE
- a CDS encoding MTH1187 family thiamine-binding protein — encoded protein: MIVAFSVTPLGVGEDVGEYVADAVRVVRESGLPHRTDAMFTSVEGEWDEVMDVVRRAVAAVEARAPRVSLVLKADIRPGVTDGLTSKVETVERHLAG
- a CDS encoding DUF3817 domain-containing protein; this translates as MDLKTATSLRRLRLVSAPEAISFLLLLVCSVLKRTTEFNAVPVMGMIHGVLFVLYVIFWADAWNRAKWPLKTAALYFVLSVLPTGGFFADRRLRREAEDAVIASRARKEGVVGA